GGAAGCCAATGACGCGGTCGCGGCCGACCTGAACGCAGCGCTCAGCGCTCGCGGCATCCTGACCCTCAACCTGATGAGTTCGCCGGGCTCGGGCAAGACCTCCCTTCTGGAGCGGACGCTCACCGACCTGAAGGACGAGTTCAACATGGCCGTCATCGAAGGCGACTGCCAGACCGAGAACGACGCCCGCCGCGTTGCCGCCACAGGTGCCCGCGCCGTGCAGATCAACACCGCCGGCGGCTGCCACCTCGACAGCTCCATGGTCCGCGACGCCACCGAAAAGCTCGGCGTGGACGGCGTCGACATCCTTGTCGTCGAAAACGTGGGCAACCTGGTCTGCCCCGCGGAATTCAGCGTCGGCGAAGACTTCAAGGTCACCATCCTGAGCGTGACCGAAGGCGACGACAAGCCTGAAAAATATCCTTTCATCTTCGCCGAATCCAAGGTCATGATCCTGAACAAGATCGACCTGCTGCCCTACGTCAACTTCGACGTGAACCGCGCCAGCGGCTTTGCACGCTCCATCAACAAGGACATCGAGATCTTCGCCCTCTCCGCCACCACCGGCGAAGGCATGGACGCCTGGTACGACTGGCTGCGCCGCGAACGGGCCAAGAAGAAAAAGTAATTTTCGGCAATGACGGCAAAACGCCCGCCTCGGAAACGATGGCGGGCGTCATTTTTTGTGGATTCCCTGAAACGGGCCATGGATTCCCGCCTTCGCGGGAATGACGAACGTGTGCGCCGTAAGCGCTCACAGGTCCGCATCTATCCATAAATTTTTCATGTGAGATAATGGGCCTCCAATTCAAGGAGGTCTTCATGAAAACTCAGTTTGCACAGAATCGCGCGGCTCGCTGGATGGCGCATGTCCAGCAATGGCGGGAGAGTGGCCTCGGTAAGACCCGATACTGCCGCGAAAATGGTTTGGCTTTGAGCACGTTCCGATACTGGATAACAAAGTCCCGACCATCTTCTGGCGGCGAATCCGCCGCAATTCCCGCTCTTGTGGCGCTGCCGTTTACGTTCGCCTCGAAAGCCCCGTCTATTGGCCTCAT
This is a stretch of genomic DNA from Desulfomicrobium apsheronum. It encodes these proteins:
- the tnpA gene encoding IS66 family insertion sequence element accessory protein TnpA, with translation MKTQFAQNRAARWMAHVQQWRESGLGKTRYCRENGLALSTFRYWITKSRPSSGGESAAIPALVALPFTFASKAPSIGL
- the hypB gene encoding hydrogenase nickel incorporation protein HypB; the protein is MKVDVVRNILEANDAVAADLNAALSARGILTLNLMSSPGSGKTSLLERTLTDLKDEFNMAVIEGDCQTENDARRVAATGARAVQINTAGGCHLDSSMVRDATEKLGVDGVDILVVENVGNLVCPAEFSVGEDFKVTILSVTEGDDKPEKYPFIFAESKVMILNKIDLLPYVNFDVNRASGFARSINKDIEIFALSATTGEGMDAWYDWLRRERAKKKK